GGAACGTCTCGATGTAGCCTTTCGATTCCAGGTCGCGCAACACGTCGTAGATCCGTGGGTCCGGGACGTCACACCGGTCCGCGATGTCCGTCGCGGCGGCCGTTCCCATCTCGAGCAGCGTGACGTACGCGTCTGCCTGGTAGGGGGACAGGCCGGCGTCCTCGAGTATCGCCGTGAGTTCGTCGTCGTTCATCGCTCTCGTGGTCCGGGGACCGCGACGGCGTCTCTCCCGGGTCCGGTACGCCCTGACTCGACGCCCTCTGTGGTCGACCACCCAGCGGCGTCTGGCGTGGGCCGGTCGACTCGGCGAGGGTTGAGAGCTGTCGACGAGCTCTCGCAGGTGTCCATGCACGTACATAACAACACCTGTTGTTAAATGCATTGGTGGCCGTTGACACAGCCTGTCGTCCCGACGGGAACGCTCTTGGGGGAGACCCCCATAGGTCGGGGCGATGACCGACCTCGATGCCCTCCGCGACGAGTCGTACACCGGGGCGAATCGATGCTGGCCGTGTACCGTGGTCAACCTCGTGGTACTCAGTGTTTTTGTTCTCCTTTTGCGCGTGCGCGAGCGAACCGTCGCCAGCCTGGTCGTCGGGACGCTCGGGCTGGTCGTCGTCTACCTGCGCGGGTACCTCGTCCCGTACACGCCCCGGTTCGCACCACCGCTGGTCGCCGCGTCGCCGCTCCCGGACGACCTGTTCCACGGGGACCTAGACGCCGACGACGGTGGCTCGTTCGCCGACGACGTCACACTCGACGGCGAACGGGTCCTCGGCGACCTCCTCGAGGCGGGCGTCGTCGTCGCCGACGACGAGATGCTGTTTCTTTCCGACGACGTGGACGCCGACTGGCACGAGCGGATGGACCAGCTCGCCGACCGCTCGCTCGACGACCTCGCGGTCGAGGTCCGACGGACGCTGGCCCACGTCGAAGACGCCGACTCCCTGGTCGCCGACGACAGAGAGTGGGTGGTCGTCGGCGCCGCGGACGACCTGGTCGCTCGCCCGCTGGCCATCGCCGAACTCGCGGCCTACGAGGTCCTCGACGGCCGTCTCGACGACCAGCGACTCCGCCTCGCGGCCGCCGAGTCGTTCCGCATGTTCCTCGAGGACTGCCCGGCCTGCGGGACGGAACTGCGCGAGTCCTCGGGGGTCTCGTGTTGCGGTGGCTACACGGCGCCCCGGGAGTCGCCCCGGGAGACGCTCGTCTGTCCGTCCTGCAAACAGCGTCTGTACACCTTCCCTGCAGAGTGAGAGTGGGTGGGCCCCGCGGAGGAGGGGCCACGTCCCGGGAAACCGGAGACACTTGTCTCGAGAGCATGGCCTATTAAGTCCTCCAACGCGGAGACACGTACATGAAGAACATCGACGACCTCGTGGACAGCGCCTCGGACCTCGCCGAGCGCGGTCTCTCGAAGGGTGAAATCGCCGACGAGCTCAACGTCTCCCGCGAGACGGCGAGCTGGCTCGTCGAACGCAGCGGCGCTGGCCCGAAGCCGACGGTCCCGACGACCACCGGCGGCCCGCACGACATCCACGTCGACTGGTCCGCCATCGGCCGCGACAGTGCCCGTCTCCACCACCTGGGTGCGGCGATGGCCGACCTCCTCTCGAAGCAGGGCGAGGACATCGACCTCACCATCGGCATCGAGAAGGCCGGCGCGCCACTCGCGACCACCGTCGCACAGGAACTCGAGACGGACCTGGGCACGTACTCCCCGTCGAAACACCAGTGGGACGACGACGACGACGCCACCAGCGACGGCTCGTTCTCGCGGAACTTCGCCCAGATTCGCAACCGGGACTGCTTCATCGTCGACGACACCATCACCAGCGGGAAGACGATGTCCGAGACCATCAACGCCATCCGCGAGCAGGACGGGAACCCGGTCGCCTGCGTGGTCCTCGCCGACAAGCGCGGCGTCGAGGACATCGAGGACGTCCCGGTGTACTCGCTCGTGCAGGTCATCCGCGTCGGAGCCGACGAGTAAGTCCCGGCCCCGGCGGCGCCGGTCGCCCCTTCGAACGTGGTTCTGTCTCTTCCGCTCTCACCGGGGCAGGCGACGCCGTCCCCACAGCGGAGGGTGAGGGCGTTCGACGGTCGACCGGTCAGTGCAGGTCGTAGACCCGCGCCTCGTATGGCCGCAGCTGCAGGTCCGACAGGTCAGCCGCCCCGCCGCCGTAGTTCGAGCGAACCAGCGTCGCGTCGTCGGCGACCTCGCCCAGGGCCACCGACTGGTGGTCCTCGTCGACGTTCAACACCACCAGCATCGACTCGTCGCCGAGCGTGCGCGTGTAGGCGTAGATTGACCCGTCGTCGGGGCACAACAGGTCGTACTCGCCGTAGACGAGGACGTCGCGCCCGTGGCGCAGGTCGATGAGGTCGCGGTAGTAGTGCCACACGGAGTCGGGGTCGGCCCCGGCGTCGGCGGCGTTTATCTCCCGGTAGTTCTCGGCCACCTTGATCCAGGGCTCGCCGTCGGTGAAGCCGGCGTGGTCGCTGTCGTCCCACTGCATCGGGGTTCGCGAGTTGTCGCGACTCCGGTGGTTGACGATATGGCGGACGTCCTGGTAGTCGTCGGTCCCGCGTTCCTCCATCAGGAGTTCGGCGTGGTTCTTCGCGTCCACGTCGCGGATCTCCTCGAACGTCTCGAAGTCGACGTTCGTCATCCCGATCTCGTCGCCCTGGAAGAGATACGGCGTCCCGCGCAACGTCAGCAGGAGCGTCGCGAACAGTTTCGCGGACTCGACGCGATACGCACCGTCGTTCCCGAACCGCGAGACGGGCCGGGTCTGGTCGTGGTTGTTCAGGTAGACGCTGTTCCAGCCGCCGTCTTCCATCCCCTCCTGCCAGCGGGTGAGCACCCGCTTCAGGTCCCGCAGGTCCCACTCGCCCAGCGCCTCGTCGTCGGCGACGTCCCACCGGCTGTCCCCGTCGACGTCGACCAGCATGTGCTGGAAGTGAAAGACGCTGCCGAGGCCGTCCTCGATGTACTCCCGGGCCTGCTCGACGTCGGTCCCCGGCGTCTCGCCGACGGTCATGACGTCGTAGTCCGAGAGCACCTCGTCGTTCATCTCCCGCAGGTACTCGTGGATACGGGGTCCGTCGACGAAGTGCTCGGTGCCGACCTGACCGTTCTCCTCGCCGTCCGGCAACCCCTCCGTCTTCGAGAGGAGGTTGACGACGTCCATCCGGAACCCGTCGACGCCCTTCTCCAGCCACCAGCGCATCATCTCGTAGATGGCCTCGCGCACCTCGGGGTTCCGCCAGTTCAGGTCCGGTTGCTTGGTGTCGAAGAGGTGCAGGTAGTACTGCTCGCGAACCTCGTCGAAGGTCCACGTCGGCCCGCCGAAGAACGACTCCCAGTTGTTCGGGAGGCCGCCGTCGGCGGGTTCGTCGCGCCAGTAGTAGAAGTCCTCGTAGCCGGGTTCGCGCCGCCGGGACTTCTCGAACCACTCGTGTTCGTCGCTGGTGTGGTTGACCACGAGGTCCATCACCAGTTTCATGTCCCGGTCGTGGAGCGCGTCGCGCAGGGCCTCCCAGTCGGCCATCGTCCCGAACGTCTCGTCGATCGTCCGGTAGTCCCGGATGTCGTAGCCGTTGTCCGCCTGCGGGGAGTCGTAGACCGGACACAGCCAGACGACGTCCGCCCCCAGGTCGTCCAGGTACGGCACCTTCTCGACGACGCCCTGCAGGTCGCCGACGCCGTCGCCGTCGGTGTCGTTGAAGCTCCGCGGATAGATCTGGTAGACGGTGGCTTCCTTCCACCACTCGCGGTCGATTCCCTCGGCCGACGGGGCGTCTCCACTGGTCATCTCTGGATCGAACGTCGTCGGTCGCCCCCCTAACTGTTGTGTTACCACCCGCCGGCACAGGCGGGGCGCATCCGGGGCCGAGCGGTCAGCGTTCGTAGATGCGGGCCTCGTACGGTCGCAACGACAGCGGTGCGCGCGCGTCGCCGGGGTCGTCGTAGTTCGCGACCAGCACCTCGGCGTCGTCGGACTCGACCCGACCGGGGAGTTCGTAGGTGGCACGCTCGTCCGACCAGTTCAGGACGACCAGCGCCCGGCGGTCGCCCAGCGTCCGCGCGAACGCCCACACCTGCGAGTGGTGCTCGCTCAGGAGTTCGTAGTCGCCGTAGACCAGCAGGTCGCTGTCGTGGCGCAGGTCGATGAGGTCGCGGTAGTAGTGCCACACTGAGTCGGGGTCAGCCCGGGCGTCGGCGACGTTTACCTCCTCGTGGTTCGGGTTGACGTCGATCCAGGGCTCGCCGTCGGTGAAACCGGCGTGCTCGCTGTCGTCCCACTGCATCGGGGTGCGGGCGTTGTCCCGGCACCGATACCGGATGACGGCCTGGACTTCCTCGAAGGAATCGATGTCGCCTTCCTCCAGGGCGAGCTCCAGTCGGTTGCGCGCGTCGGCGTCGCGCAGCTGGTCCATGCTGGTCCAGGGGTAGTTCGTCATGCCGATCTCGTCGCCCTGGTAGACGTAGGGGGTCCCCTGCAGGCTAAAGAGGAACGTGGCGAGGAGCTTCGCGGACTCCCGCCGATACCGGTCGTCGTCGCCGAACCGGGAGACGATGCGGGGCCAGTCGTGGGTGCCGAGGAAGACGGTGTTCCAGGCGTCGTCCTCGTCGAGTTCGCGCTGCCACTCCGAGAGCACCTCGCGCAGGTCGGACAGTTCCCACTCCTCGACCTCCCACCACCCGGACTCCGACCCGAAATCCAGCAGGATGTGTTCGTAGTGAAAGACCATGCTCAGGCCGTCGCCGCTTGGTCCACAGTATCTCTTGGCGTCCTCGGGCCCGGCGTCGATAGCCTCCCCGACGGTCATGACGTCGTACTCGCTGAACGTCTCCTCGACCATCTCGCTGACGTAGTCGTGGACCTTCGGCCCGTTGGCGAACAGTTCACTCCCCACCCAGCCCTCGTCCTCGTCGCCGTCGGGGAGGTCCGGGGGCTTCGAGATGAGGTTGAACACGTCCATCCGGAACCCGTCGATGCCCTTCTCCAGCCACCAGGTTATCATGTCGTAGACGTCCTCGCGGACCGCGGGGTTCTCCCAGTTCAGGTCCGGCTGGGCCTCGTCGAACAGGTGGAGGTAGTACGCCTCGCGCTCGTCGTCGTACTCCCAGGCCGACCCACCGAAACCCGAGGTCCAGTTGTTCGGCGGGTCGTCGTCGGGCTCGCCATCGACCCACCAGTAGTAGTCGTCGTAGGGTTCCTCGCCCGCCCGCGATCGCTGGAACCAGGCGTGCTGGTCGCTCGTGTGGTTCACGACCAGGTCCATGATGAGGCGGATGTCCCGGTCGTGCATCTCATAGAGGAGCTCGTCGAAGTCCGACATCCGGCCGTACTCTCGCTTTATCGAGCGGTAGTCGGCGATGTCGTACCCGTTGTCGACGTGCGGTGACTCGTACAGCGGGTTCACCCAGACGATGTCGACGCCCAGGTCGTCCAGGTAGTCCAGGCGTTCGATGATGCCACGGATGTCACCGAGGCCGTCGCCGTCGGTGTCGTTGAAGCTCTGGGGGTAGATCTGGTAGACGAACGACTCCTTCCACCACCGCCTGTCGACGTCGGGTTCGCTTGGACACATCAGTCAGACTGTCCGGAGAATTTCGCCAAACCGCTAATAAACCTTGTACCCGTCGCGGAGCGCGGGACGGGCGGCTACAGGTGGAGGACGTCGGGACGCGCCAGCTCGAGGTCGTAGCCCACCGCCTCGACGCGCCGGGTGGGCCACGCGCCCGTGACCGAGAGCGTCTCGACGCCCCTCTCGGTGACCAGGTGGGTGTCCTCGCTCTTCGCGCCCTGAATCGTCGGGTTCCAGGCGTACCCCTGCGGGAGCACCACGGGAGCCTCGCTGTCGGGGGTCGCGATCCACTCGCGTCCGTCGAATCCGGCGGCTCCGCCCTGGTGGTGGTGCTGCCACTCGCCGTCCCACCCGACGCCGTCGTAGGCGGCCTGAATCGCGCCGAAGACTTCCCCCGCCACCCCGCCCTCGCGGCCGACGGCCCGTGTGGCAGCCAGCGCCGACGTCTCGACGCGCATCGCCTTCCGCGTGCGCTCTTCGAGCCACTCGGGTGGGTCGAACGCGACGGTCCGGGTCGTGCTGGTGAACAGGCCGTCACGGTTGCCCGTCACCGAGAGGAGCGTGTAGTCGCCCACCGGCGCCGATGAGGGCGTGTAGTGGCGGTGGCGCTGGGCTCGCTGGCTCCCGCCCACGAGGACCACGGGCGAGGCGATGCCCCGGACCTCCAGCTCTCGGTGGAGTGCGCCGGCGACGTCCAATTCGGTGTCGGTGGGGTCGATATCCCTGGCGACGGTCTCGACGGCCGCCGCCGTCTCCTCGCTCAGGACTCTGTAGGCGTCGACCTGAGTGTCCGTGAGGGGCTGGCGGAGGGCGGTGGCGTCGACCGACGCGAAACCCTCGACGTCGAAGTCGGCGGCCGCGGGCGTCGGACTCACCGCGGCGACGGTCTCGGCGAGGTTCCCGTCGTACCACTCGACAGTCTCGACGGCCACGTCCGCGGCGAGTTCCTCCTCGCGGAGGCGCGGCGCCTCGATGGTGTCCGTGACCACGGTCACCCCGTCGCCGTCGTAGCCCGCGGCCGCGACTCCCACGTCGCCGGCCCGGTCGACGACGTTGTCGCCCCCGGTCAGCCAGGTGAACGAGTTGGGCCGGGCGAACCAGACGGCCGCCAGATCGTTCTCGGCGAGGTACGCGTCGAGTCGCGCTTCGATCGACATACCCGTCCATCCCGAGGGCCGGTAATAAATCCGGCCGACCCGCTCAGAGGAAGTCGGTCATGTCCGGCGCCCCGCCGCCGTCGTTGTCCCGGTTCCCGGGGAGCGACTCCGCGATGGCGGCGATGAAGGAGTCGAGCCCCCGCGTCTGGTACCAGACGGTCCCGGGACCGGTGAAGTCCATCACCAGGCCCTCGCCGCTCAGCAGCGTCGACTTCAGGCCGCCGACGCGTCGCGCGTCGAAGTCGACCGAGCTCTCCCACGCGACGACGTGCTCGTTGTCGACGGTGTAGGTCTCGCCGGCCTCGAGCTCGACGGACTCGAGCCCGCCGAACGCTTCGATGAAGACGTCGCCGGTCCCTTTCAGCGCCAGCGGCGTGATGCTCGCCCCCGCGAGCACCGACTTGATGCCGCCGAACTCCGAGTCGATGTCGATGGCGGGGTCGGCCGCGAGGAACGCCCCGTCGACGGCATAGAGCGTCTCGTCGGTGAGTTCGTGGTGGCTGACGTCGCCGGGTGCCGGCGGGGCAAGCGTCAGGCGCCCCGGCCCACCCCTGGCCGTGAACTCGTTTGCCAGCAGCGACTCGCCGCCCAGCAGTGACTTCGCCGAGCTGAGGATGCCGTCCCTGCTCGTCGTGGTCTCGATCGAGATGCTCGCCGAGTGGCTCACCATCGCACCCGGTTCCGCGAGTACCGATTCACCTTCCTCCATGTCGAGGACGACGTGCGTGTACGCGGGCTTGTGTGTCAGTTCGATGTCCATGACGTATCAGTCATATCTTGCTCGCTCTCCAGTATAAATGTTGACGGCGTGAAAACTCTCAAGGGCGAGTGGGGCCCGTTCAGTCGACGGCGACCCACTCGCCGCGCTCGTCGCTCCGTTCGACCGCGTCGAGGACCCGCTGGACCGCCAGGCCGTCCTCGAAACTCGGCTCGTATTGCCCGTCGGCGGCCACGGCGGACAGGAACTCGTAGTTCTCGTGGACGAACGTGTGCTCCCACCCGATGACGTGACCCGGCGGCCACCAGTGGTCGACGTACGGGTCCGACTCGTCGGTCACCAGTACCGTCTCGAACCCGCGGCCGTCCTCGCGGAGCAGTTCGAGTTCGTTCAGCCGCTCGAGCGAGAAGCGCAGGCTCCCCTTTGTTCCCTCGATCTCGATGGTGTGGTCGTTCTTGTGGCCGTTGGCGAACCGCGACGCTTCGAGGGTGCCCATCACGCCGTTCTCGAACTCGACCTGGGCGCTGTAGGCGTCGTCGACGGTCACCGGTCGGGTCTCCGACCCGTCCTCGGTGGGTCGTTCGTCGACGAAGGCCCGCAGGTGGCCGCTCAGCCGGTCGACGTCCCCGACGAGGAACCGGGTGAGGTCGACGGTGTGGGCCCCGAGGTCGCCGAGCGCGCCGCTCCCGGCCATCTCCGCGTCGTTGCGCCACGACCACGGGGCCTCGGGGTCGGTCAGCCAGTCCTGGAGGTAGCGCCCGCGGAAGTGTCGAATCTCGCCGAGCTGGCCGTCGTCGATGAGCCCTTTGGCGTACTGGATGGCGGGGACGAACCGGTAGTTGAACGCGATGCCCGCGGGCACGTCCGCCTCGCGCGCCGCGTCGGCCATCTTTTCGGCCGGTTCGAGCGTCGGCGCGAGCGGCTTCTCACAGAAGACCGGCGTGCCGGCCTCCAGCGCCGCAATCGAGGGCTCGGCGTGGACGTGGTTGGGGCCGAGATTGTAGAAGACGTCGACGTCGTCGACGACGTCCCGCCAGTCGGTGGCGATGCGAGCGAAGCCGAGCCTGTCTGCCGCCTCGGAGAGTGCGTCTTCGTCACGGCCCACCAGCACGTCGCGTTCGACGGCCGGCGCGTCCTCGAAGAACATCGGCAGGCGCGCGAAGGCGTTCGCGTGGGCCTTGCCCATGAAGCGGTAGCCGAGGACGCCGACGGAGAGGGGGGCTGTTGTCATGTGTTGGTCACCTCACTCCGCCCAGTAGGCGTCACCCGGTTGCGTCTCGAAGACGGCGCGGTCGAGCACGTCGACGGCCTTCTCCAGTCCCTCGCGCGCGCTCGTGAGGGAGTCCTCGTGCTCGATGGACAGCGTCCCGTCGTAGCCGACCATCCGCAGCGTCGAGACGACGTCCTTCCAGTGGCTCTCGTCGTGGCCGTAGCCGATAGAGCGAAAGAGCCACGAGCGGTTGGGTTCGTCCGTGTACGGCGCGGTGTCGAGCACACCCTTCTCGCGGGCCTCCGACTCGTAGACCTTCGTGTCCTTGGCGTGGACGTGGTGGATGGCGTCGTGCTCGCCGAGCAGGCGGATGGCCTCGGTGACGTCGATGCCCTGCCAGTAGAGGTGCGAGGGGTCGAAGTTCGCGCCGACGCGACCGTTTGTCAGCTCGCGGAGTCGCAGGAGGCCGCGGGGCTCGTAGACGAGCATGTTGGGGTGCATCTCGATGGCGACGTCGACGTCGTGGGCGGCGGCGTGCGCAGCCAGGTCCGACCAGTACTCGTCGGCGACGCGCCACTGGTACTCGTGGGCGTCGGCGTGTTCGGTCGGCCACGGCGCCGTGATCCAGTTGGGCACCTCGTCGTTGGGACCGCCGGCCGGAAGGCCCGAGAAGCAGGTCACCGCGTCGACGCCAAGCTGGTCGGCAAGGCGGATGGCCTCGCGGAGTTCCGTGTCGGCCTCCGCGGCGCGCTCGTCGTCGGGGTGCAGTGGGTTGTTGTGGGTCGCGAGCGCGCTGACGTCCATGTCGTGCTCGTCCAGCAGGTCCCGCAGCTCGGTCTGTGCACCCTCGTCGTCGAGGTAGTCCTCGCGCGGGAGGTGGTCGTCGCCGGGGAAGCCACCACAGCCGAGTTCGACCGCGTCGACGCCGATGCTGTCCAGGTAGGCCAGTGCGTCCGGGAGGGACTGGTCGCCGAGTGGGACGGTGAGTACTCCGACTTGCATAGGTGAGTAGTCGAAAATGACACTGATAAAACCTTCCAGTGAGGCCGAACCACCGCCTGCCTCTCCCCCACGTGTCTCGTTCTCACGGCCTGGTGCCCGTTCCCTCTAGACTTTTGTAACGGGGATAGCAAGAGCCCCACATGGGACACGCGAACGACGTGGACTACGCCGACCTGCACGACCCGAACGCGGAGTACACGATGCGCGAGCTCTCCGCGGAGACGATGGGCGTCACCGCCAAGCGCGGCGGCGGCCGGGACGTCGAGATCACCGACGTCCAGACGACGATGATCGACGGGAACTTCCCGTGGACGCTGGTACGCATCTACACCGACGCCGGCATCGTCGGGACAGGTGAGGCCTACTGGGGCGCGGGCGTCCCGGAACTCATCGAGCGGATGAAGTCGTTCGTCGTCGGCGAGAACCCGCTGGACATCGACCGGCTCTACGAACACCTCGTCCAGAAGATGTCCGGGGAGGGGAGCGTCGAGGGCGTGACCGTCACCGCCATCGCCGGCATCGAGGTCGCGCTCCACGACCTGGCCGGCAAGATTCTCGAGGTTCCGGCCTACCAGCTGCTCGGCGGGAAGTACCGCGACCGGATGCGCGTCTACTGTGACTGTCACACCGAGGACGAGGCCGACCCCGACGCCTGTGCCGCGGAGGCCCGGCGCGTCGTCGACGAACTCGGCTACGACGCCATGAAGTTCGACCTCGACGTCCCCAGCGGCTTCGAGAAGGACCGCGCGAACCGCCACCTCCGCCCGGGCGAGATCCGCCACAAGGCCGAGATCGTCGAGAAGGTCACCGAGGAGGTCAAAGACGAGGCCGACGTCGCCTTCGACTGCCACTGGACGTTCTCCGGTGGCTCCGCCAAGCGCCTGGCCGAGGCCATCGAGGACTACGACGTCTGGTGGCTCGAGGACCCCGTCCCGCCGGAGAACCTCGAGGTTCAGGAGGAGATCACGAAGTCCACCACGACGCCCATCACCGTCGGCGAGAACCGCTATCGGGTCACCGAGGAGCGCCGCCTCGTCGAGAACCAGGCGGTCGACATCATCGCGCCAGACATGCCGAAGGTCGGCGGCATGCGCGAGACCCGCAAGATCGCCGACGTCGCGAACCAGTACTACGTCCCAGTCGCGATGCACAACGTCTCCTCGCCCATCGCGACGATGGCGAGCGCCCAGGTCGGCGCCGCCATCCCGAACTCGCTGGCCGTCGAGTACCACTCCTACGAACTGGGCTGGTGGGAGGACATCGTCGAGGAGACGGTCATCGAGGACGGGTACATCGAGATTCCCGAGGAGCCCGGTCTCGGTCTGACGCTCGACTTGGACGCCGTCGAGGAACACCTGGTCGACGGCGACTCCGTCTTCGACGAGGCGTAGAGACGCTTCTGCGGTCGATTTCCGGCTTCTGTGGCTCCCACGAAACCGAGCGACCCCAGTCTTTATCGTGTCGGATGAGTAACGATAACGCATGGCACGGAGCGGTAGCGGCCTGACGCCTTTCGAGCGTCTCACCCAGCGCTACGACGACCAGGACCTCACCTGTCCGAAGTGCGGCTACGAAGACGACGACGGGTCCTGGCAGACGGCGGCCGACGGGCGGCGGATCAACTACCGACACCTCTGTCCGGGGTGTGGCTACGTCCGGACGCGGACGGTCACGCTCTGATCGTGGCACGGGTTTCGTCGCCGGCCGGTGGGTGACACGCCCGGGGATACGGTCCGAGTGACGACACGGCGAGCGGCGGCGTCTCCCGGTGACAGTCCCGGGGCGTCGGTCGTCAGGCGGTTAGAGCGTGAACCGCTCGACCGTCGTGCCGGCCGTCTCGAGGTCGGTGTCGGTCGCGGCGGCGACGGTCACGCGGTTCTCGCCGGCGGCCGCGGCGACGCGGACGACGAACTCCCCGCCGGTGGTCGGTTCGCTGACGACCGTCTCGGCGGGCGTCTTGATGGCGACGAGGTCGCCGTCGGTCTGGACGGTGATGACCAGGCCGCCGGTCTCGTAGGCCGTGTCGACCCACAGCTCGGGGCCCTCGGACCGCTCGTTCTCGAGGTAGCGTTCGCGGAGCACCGCGGGCGTCTCGATGGGTTCGCCCTGTTCGATGCCGTGTGCGAGGCGGATGAACTGCGCCATCGACCACACCAGCGGCGTGGCCGACCCGGTCCCCTCGCCGAACTCCCAGTTGTAGACGCTCGGGTCGTCGATGTCCCAGACCTGCTCGGGGATCATCCGGCCGGAGTTGGCGAAGTTGGCCATCGTCTCCAGCAGGCGCTGGGGGTCGTTCTCCCCGTCAGTCGTGTCCGCGAACAGCTCGTACTCGCCGCGTTCGCCGGTGAAGATTGGCCAGAGCCGACCCTTGCCGTCTGGCTCGTGGGGGTGCCACGGTGCGCCCTCGTCGTCGCGCTCGAGTTCGCCGTAGCCGTCGCCGACGTAGCGATAGAAGCCCGGCCCGTTGGGCGTCTCGACGCGGATGGTATCGTCGACGACGTCGACGCTGTTCCGGACGATCTCGTCGTCCCAGGGCTTGATGCCCAGGCGGACCAGTTCGAGGAAGCCACCGTCGATTATCTCCCGCTCGTCTATCATCGGGCCGCCGTTGGCGAGTGCCCGCCGTGCCGCGTCGTCGGGGTTGCCGTCGCGAGTGATGCGGACGTAGTACGGCGTCTGCTGGATGCCGTCGGTCCCGTCCTCGGTGACAGTCCAGGACTCGACGTCCTCGACCCACTGGTCGGCGACGGCATACCAGACGAGCGCGTCGCCCGGTTTCCCCTGGTCCTCGGCCAGCGCCGCCCCGCAGACGAGGCCGGCTATCTCGGCCGCGATGGAACTCGGGGAGTACCCGGACTCCTCTTCCCAGCGCTCCTGGGCCGTCACCGGGCCGTTCCGGACGACGTAGTCCGCGGAGCGCCGGACGTTCTCGTACTCGTAGTCGACGTCGTCGAACGTGTAGCCCTGCCGGGCGAGGTGGTAGGCCATCACCTGCGGGAACGAGATGTTGTCCATCTGCTCGCCGCCCCAGCGCGTCCGGCCCTGGAGGTAGGTGTTCTGGGGGATGAACCCGTCCGCTTCCTGCTGGTACTCGTAGATGTACGCCAGCGCGTCGGCGGCCGTCTCCAGCTCGCCGATGGCCTCGAAGGCGGTGAACGTCTGGTAGAGGTCCCGGGACCAGACGAAGTTGTAGCCGTAGCTCTTCGGCCGGTCGGAGGGCACCGCGTCGCCCCACGGCACCGACGGACTCGCGATGGCCGCGCCGTCGAAGGTCTTGTCCTCGCAGGCCTGCAGCACCATCATCGACGCCTTGTACTGGGCGGCCAGCTCCCGCCGGTTCTTGACCGACGCCGGGAGTTGCTTGTCCTCGAGGAAGTCCGCCCAGGAGTCGACGTAGGCGTTC
The DNA window shown above is from Haloarcula halobia and carries:
- the gfcR gene encoding transcriptional regulator GfcR, with translation MKNIDDLVDSASDLAERGLSKGEIADELNVSRETASWLVERSGAGPKPTVPTTTGGPHDIHVDWSAIGRDSARLHHLGAAMADLLSKQGEDIDLTIGIEKAGAPLATTVAQELETDLGTYSPSKHQWDDDDDATSDGSFSRNFAQIRNRDCFIVDDTITSGKTMSETINAIREQDGNPVACVVLADKRGVEDIEDVPVYSLVQVIRVGADE
- a CDS encoding glycoside hydrolase family 13 protein; translation: MTSGDAPSAEGIDREWWKEATVYQIYPRSFNDTDGDGVGDLQGVVEKVPYLDDLGADVVWLCPVYDSPQADNGYDIRDYRTIDETFGTMADWEALRDALHDRDMKLVMDLVVNHTSDEHEWFEKSRRREPGYEDFYYWRDEPADGGLPNNWESFFGGPTWTFDEVREQYYLHLFDTKQPDLNWRNPEVREAIYEMMRWWLEKGVDGFRMDVVNLLSKTEGLPDGEENGQVGTEHFVDGPRIHEYLREMNDEVLSDYDVMTVGETPGTDVEQAREYIEDGLGSVFHFQHMLVDVDGDSRWDVADDEALGEWDLRDLKRVLTRWQEGMEDGGWNSVYLNNHDQTRPVSRFGNDGAYRVESAKLFATLLLTLRGTPYLFQGDEIGMTNVDFETFEEIRDVDAKNHAELLMEERGTDDYQDVRHIVNHRSRDNSRTPMQWDDSDHAGFTDGEPWIKVAENYREINAADAGADPDSVWHYYRDLIDLRHGRDVLVYGEYDLLCPDDGSIYAYTRTLGDESMLVVLNVDEDHQSVALGEVADDATLVRSNYGGGAADLSDLQLRPYEARVYDLH
- a CDS encoding glycoside hydrolase family 13 protein; protein product: MCPSEPDVDRRWWKESFVYQIYPQSFNDTDGDGLGDIRGIIERLDYLDDLGVDIVWVNPLYESPHVDNGYDIADYRSIKREYGRMSDFDELLYEMHDRDIRLIMDLVVNHTSDQHAWFQRSRAGEEPYDDYYWWVDGEPDDDPPNNWTSGFGGSAWEYDDEREAYYLHLFDEAQPDLNWENPAVREDVYDMITWWLEKGIDGFRMDVFNLISKPPDLPDGDEDEGWVGSELFANGPKVHDYVSEMVEETFSEYDVMTVGEAIDAGPEDAKRYCGPSGDGLSMVFHYEHILLDFGSESGWWEVEEWELSDLREVLSEWQRELDEDDAWNTVFLGTHDWPRIVSRFGDDDRYRRESAKLLATFLFSLQGTPYVYQGDEIGMTNYPWTSMDQLRDADARNRLELALEEGDIDSFEEVQAVIRYRCRDNARTPMQWDDSEHAGFTDGEPWIDVNPNHEEVNVADARADPDSVWHYYRDLIDLRHDSDLLVYGDYELLSEHHSQVWAFARTLGDRRALVVLNWSDERATYELPGRVESDDAEVLVANYDDPGDARAPLSLRPYEARIYER
- a CDS encoding M24 family metallopeptidase; the encoded protein is MSIEARLDAYLAENDLAAVWFARPNSFTWLTGGDNVVDRAGDVGVAAAGYDGDGVTVVTDTIEAPRLREEELAADVAVETVEWYDGNLAETVAAVSPTPAAADFDVEGFASVDATALRQPLTDTQVDAYRVLSEETAAAVETVARDIDPTDTELDVAGALHRELEVRGIASPVVLVGGSQRAQRHRHYTPSSAPVGDYTLLSVTGNRDGLFTSTTRTVAFDPPEWLEERTRKAMRVETSALAATRAVGREGGVAGEVFGAIQAAYDGVGWDGEWQHHHQGGAAGFDGREWIATPDSEAPVVLPQGYAWNPTIQGAKSEDTHLVTERGVETLSVTGAWPTRRVEAVGYDLELARPDVLHL
- a CDS encoding TIGR00266 family protein; its protein translation is MDIELTHKPAYTHVVLDMEEGESVLAEPGAMVSHSASISIETTTSRDGILSSAKSLLGGESLLANEFTARGGPGRLTLAPPAPGDVSHHELTDETLYAVDGAFLAADPAIDIDSEFGGIKSVLAGASITPLALKGTGDVFIEAFGGLESVELEAGETYTVDNEHVVAWESSVDFDARRVGGLKSTLLSGEGLVMDFTGPGTVWYQTRGLDSFIAAIAESLPGNRDNDGGGAPDMTDFL
- a CDS encoding Gfo/Idh/MocA family protein translates to MTTAPLSVGVLGYRFMGKAHANAFARLPMFFEDAPAVERDVLVGRDEDALSEAADRLGFARIATDWRDVVDDVDVFYNLGPNHVHAEPSIAALEAGTPVFCEKPLAPTLEPAEKMADAAREADVPAGIAFNYRFVPAIQYAKGLIDDGQLGEIRHFRGRYLQDWLTDPEAPWSWRNDAEMAGSGALGDLGAHTVDLTRFLVGDVDRLSGHLRAFVDERPTEDGSETRPVTVDDAYSAQVEFENGVMGTLEASRFANGHKNDHTIEIEGTKGSLRFSLERLNELELLREDGRGFETVLVTDESDPYVDHWWPPGHVIGWEHTFVHENYEFLSAVAADGQYEPSFEDGLAVQRVLDAVERSDERGEWVAVD